From a single Fuerstiella sp. genomic region:
- the groES gene encoding co-chaperone GroES: protein MKINPLDDRVVVRTNEAEETTAGGIVLPDAAKEKPQRGTIVAVGPGRLLDSGERASLSINVGDEILFGKYGGTDIEIDGQEVKILRESDILAKVL from the coding sequence ATGAAAATCAATCCACTTGACGATCGCGTTGTTGTGCGTACCAACGAAGCTGAAGAAACGACTGCCGGCGGAATCGTGCTGCCGGATGCCGCCAAGGAAAAACCTCAGCGAGGCACGATTGTGGCGGTTGGCCCCGGTCGTCTGCTGGACAGTGGCGAACGTGCATCTCTGAGCATCAATGTCGGAGACGAGATCCTGTTTGGAAAGTACGGCGGAACGGATATCGAAATCGATGGGCAAGAAGTCAAGATCCTTCGCGAGAGTGATATCCTCGCAAAGGTGTTGTAA
- the groL gene encoding chaperonin GroEL (60 kDa chaperone family; promotes refolding of misfolded polypeptides especially under stressful conditions; forms two stacked rings of heptamers to form a barrel-shaped 14mer; ends can be capped by GroES; misfolded proteins enter the barrel where they are refolded when GroES binds), whose translation MAKILTFDEDASRGLLSGVAKLSQAVSSTLGPRGRNAVLDKGWGAPKVTKDGVTVAEDIELEDPFENVGVQLVKEAASKTNDVAGDGTTTATILAHAIYKAGLKYIAAGTDAMALSRGAQKAVDAVVEELGRMSKNVKANDKDQIARVASIAGNNDPEIGEILADALLKVGKDGVITVDEGRNVNTEVDLVEGMQFDRGYLSPHFVTDQDAQEVVLENCRILIHEEKISNARQLVPVLEAVSKDGAPLLIIAEDIEGEALATLVVNKMRGILNVAAVKAPGYGDRRKAQLEDIAVLTGGKAFFKDLGIKLENIELADLGRAKQIRIDADKTVIVEGGGKKGGISGRAEQIRREIEVTDSEYDREKLQERLAKLAGGVAQIKVGAATETEMKERKDLTDDALSATRAAIEEGIVPGGGVALLRSAKALDDLKLKGDAALGVDLVRDVLEMPLRMIAENAGLQGSVVANRVRKERKASAGYDALHDRYGDMFGFGVVDPTKVVRSSLQNAFSVASLLLTTDCIVVDEPVEETDDHHHDDHHHDMGGGMGGMGGGMPGMGGGMPGMGGMPGMGGMPGMM comes from the coding sequence GTGGCTAAAATTTTAACATTCGACGAAGACGCCAGCAGAGGACTGTTGTCCGGCGTTGCAAAACTATCACAGGCAGTCAGCAGTACATTAGGGCCTCGCGGCCGGAACGCAGTGCTCGACAAAGGCTGGGGAGCACCAAAAGTCACAAAAGACGGTGTAACGGTAGCTGAGGACATCGAACTGGAAGACCCGTTTGAAAATGTCGGAGTGCAGCTGGTTAAGGAAGCAGCATCAAAAACAAACGATGTTGCTGGCGATGGCACGACGACTGCAACAATTCTGGCCCATGCCATTTACAAGGCAGGACTGAAGTACATTGCAGCCGGAACCGATGCGATGGCCCTGAGCCGCGGTGCACAAAAAGCCGTGGATGCGGTCGTTGAGGAACTGGGTCGCATGTCAAAAAACGTGAAGGCGAATGACAAAGATCAAATCGCCCGCGTAGCGTCGATTGCCGGCAATAATGATCCGGAAATCGGTGAAATCCTGGCCGACGCGTTGCTCAAAGTGGGCAAAGACGGCGTGATCACGGTCGACGAAGGTCGCAATGTCAACACAGAAGTGGACCTGGTCGAAGGGATGCAGTTCGACCGTGGATATCTTTCACCGCACTTTGTGACGGACCAGGACGCTCAGGAAGTCGTCTTGGAGAACTGCCGTATTCTGATTCATGAGGAAAAAATTTCCAATGCCCGTCAGCTGGTGCCGGTACTGGAAGCCGTGTCGAAAGACGGTGCTCCTCTGCTGATCATCGCCGAAGATATCGAAGGCGAAGCACTGGCAACTTTGGTTGTTAATAAGATGCGCGGCATTCTCAACGTGGCTGCTGTGAAAGCCCCGGGATACGGTGACCGTCGTAAGGCCCAGCTGGAAGACATTGCCGTCCTGACCGGCGGAAAAGCGTTCTTCAAAGATCTGGGAATCAAACTGGAGAATATCGAACTTGCGGATCTGGGACGGGCAAAGCAGATTCGTATCGATGCCGACAAGACAGTCATTGTCGAAGGCGGTGGCAAAAAAGGCGGGATCAGCGGACGAGCCGAACAGATTCGTCGCGAAATCGAAGTCACTGACAGTGAGTACGATCGCGAAAAGCTTCAGGAACGTCTGGCGAAACTGGCCGGTGGTGTGGCTCAGATCAAAGTTGGTGCGGCAACCGAAACCGAAATGAAGGAACGTAAGGATCTCACGGACGATGCGTTGTCGGCCACGCGAGCCGCTATTGAAGAAGGTATTGTGCCGGGTGGCGGGGTTGCACTTCTGCGTTCGGCAAAGGCCTTGGATGACCTGAAACTTAAGGGCGATGCGGCATTGGGTGTTGACCTTGTCCGCGACGTACTTGAAATGCCATTGCGAATGATCGCAGAAAACGCAGGCCTCCAGGGATCCGTGGTCGCTAACCGTGTTCGCAAAGAAAGAAAAGCGTCTGCGGGTTACGATGCATTGCATGATCGTTACGGTGACATGTTCGGTTTTGGCGTTGTTGATCCAACCAAAGTGGTTCGGTCGTCACTGCAGAATGCATTTAGTGTGGCGTCGTTACTGCTGACCACGGACTGTATCGTTGTTGACGAACCGGTCGAAGAGACCGACGATCACCACCACGATGACCATCACCATGACATGGGAGGTGGCATGGGTGGTATGGGAGGCGGAATGCCGGGTATGGGAGGCGGAATGCCGGGTATGGGAGGCATGCCGGGCATGGGAGGCATGCCGGGTATGATGTAA